A part of Halobacillus shinanisalinarum genomic DNA contains:
- a CDS encoding DUF421 domain-containing protein, translated as MEYFQMFTDIIFGFIALFLITKVLGKTQITQITAFDFISALVLGELVGNALYDDEVSIVKIAFAVILWGILIYITEMITQKLKGSRSLLEGSPSLVIHEGKIMKKQLKKNKLDINQLQHLLRSKDVFSIKDVQFAVLETDGTISVLRRSDKQTPTKKDLNLPLSAVSLSSIFISDGEVLWDNLRESGFDESWLETELRNQHISRVDQVLMAEYTPGEQLFVMPY; from the coding sequence ATGGAATATTTTCAAATGTTCACAGATATTATATTCGGGTTCATTGCCCTTTTTCTAATAACAAAAGTACTCGGGAAAACGCAAATCACCCAAATAACGGCTTTTGACTTTATCTCCGCATTAGTTTTAGGAGAACTCGTTGGGAACGCGCTTTATGATGATGAAGTTAGTATTGTCAAGATTGCCTTTGCGGTGATCCTTTGGGGTATTCTTATTTATATAACTGAAATGATTACCCAAAAATTAAAAGGGTCTAGAAGCTTACTTGAGGGCAGTCCCTCCCTTGTGATTCATGAAGGGAAAATTATGAAGAAACAACTGAAGAAAAATAAGCTGGATATTAACCAGCTCCAGCATTTATTACGCAGTAAGGATGTTTTTTCTATAAAGGATGTCCAATTTGCGGTTCTTGAAACGGACGGTACGATCTCCGTATTGAGGAGATCTGACAAACAGACTCCGACAAAGAAAGACCTGAATCTTCCTTTATCAGCCGTTTCATTGTCTAGCATTTTTATAAGTGATGGTGAAGTTCTCTGGGATAACCTCAGAGAATCAGGGTTCGATGAGAGTTGGCTGGAGACAGAATTACGCAATCAGCACATTTCTCGTGTAGACCAGGTGCTTATGGCCGAATATACACCAGGGGAACAACTTTTTGTCATGCCTTATTGA
- a CDS encoding spore coat protein, translating to MDHPFGNTINQDANAQLKNVQQSFESIVIKDSCDIDVSTSDTQVAVNIQVAIQAAIALIVSISIADSEKANTITQDLNSQLKSSQVNRQQTYIENSRGVTVTTDDSDVAVNVQVALQVLVALVIRLGIL from the coding sequence ATGGACCATCCTTTTGGTAATACTATCAACCAAGATGCGAATGCTCAATTGAAAAATGTCCAACAATCCTTTGAATCCATTGTTATTAAGGATTCATGTGATATCGATGTAAGCACATCTGATACTCAGGTAGCAGTAAATATTCAGGTGGCTATTCAAGCTGCAATTGCACTAATTGTCAGCATATCGATTGCAGATAGTGAGAAGGCGAACACGATAACACAAGACCTGAATTCACAATTAAAATCAAGCCAGGTAAATAGACAACAAACTTATATTGAAAATTCACGTGGAGTAACTGTAACGACAGACGATTCAGATGTAGCAGTTAATGTTCAAGTAGCACTACAAGTATTGGTTGCATTGGTGATTAGATTAGGTATTTTGTAA
- a CDS encoding YjcG family protein, whose protein sequence is MKYGIAIFPSKKVQDEANSYRKRYDPHYALIPPHITVKEPFETDEEELEATIIPELKEIAKSTASFSIKISKVSSFSPVTNTIYLKVNPSDEIVELNQKLHEGIIPDNKEYSFVPHITIAQKLSDEEFSDVYGSLSMDSFDIVDKVDRFQLLYQLENGAWSVYETFRLGEH, encoded by the coding sequence ATGAAATATGGTATAGCAATTTTTCCATCAAAAAAAGTACAGGATGAAGCAAACTCTTATCGTAAACGTTACGACCCACATTATGCTCTGATTCCACCGCATATTACTGTTAAAGAACCCTTCGAAACAGATGAAGAGGAACTTGAAGCAACGATTATTCCTGAATTAAAAGAAATTGCCAAAAGTACAGCTTCATTTTCAATAAAAATATCCAAAGTAAGTTCTTTCTCACCTGTTACCAACACTATTTACTTAAAAGTTAATCCATCTGATGAAATTGTGGAACTCAATCAGAAGCTACACGAAGGAATTATCCCTGATAATAAGGAGTATTCTTTTGTGCCTCACATCACGATCGCTCAGAAGCTTTCTGATGAGGAGTTTTCGGATGTGTATGGGAGTTTAAGTATGGATAGTTTTGATATTGTAGACAAAGTTGACCGTTTTCAACTTCTTTATCAATTGGAAAATGGAGCTTGGAGCGTATATGAAACTTTTCGGCTTGGTGAACACTAA
- a CDS encoding DUF1360 domain-containing protein, whose protein sequence is MDIGWFDLLILIFASFRFTHLIVDDLIFEWARQPFLKVVTTMDNNGYKEEWLEPEGMIGELISCQWCVGVWSALLMTGIYLVVPYGEVALLVLAIAGLQSIIYEWSER, encoded by the coding sequence ATGGATATTGGATGGTTCGATTTACTGATATTAATTTTTGCCAGTTTTCGCTTTACACACCTTATTGTTGATGATCTCATTTTTGAATGGGCACGGCAGCCCTTTTTAAAAGTCGTTACAACCATGGATAACAATGGTTATAAAGAGGAATGGCTTGAACCTGAGGGGATGATCGGTGAACTCATTAGTTGCCAGTGGTGTGTGGGAGTCTGGTCAGCTTTATTAATGACGGGAATATACCTAGTTGTTCCTTATGGAGAGGTGGCACTCTTAGTTTTGGCTATAGCTGGTCTGCAATCAATTATTTATGAATGGAGTGAACGGTAA
- a CDS encoding site-specific integrase produces the protein MKHKLKRIDWDKNQIRIDQSIVRGEKGRALIKDPKSFTSTRVVTVPTSVMVLVKELYMENLRLKMKAGEYWQEHNHSWLFCNEDGTHFYPTTPTTWWRRFTKRKDIRITMDTYGHVLEAADQEAANKIDNLFSKRKEV, from the coding sequence TTGAAACACAAATTAAAACGAATTGATTGGGATAAAAATCAGATTCGCATCGATCAATCTATTGTCAGAGGTGAGAAAGGACGTGCGCTTATCAAGGATCCAAAGTCCTTCACCTCTACTCGGGTTGTAACAGTACCTACATCTGTTATGGTTTTAGTCAAAGAACTGTACATGGAGAATCTTCGTCTGAAGATGAAGGCCGGAGAGTATTGGCAAGAACATAATCACTCATGGCTCTTTTGTAATGAAGATGGTACCCACTTCTACCCCACTACTCCAACGACCTGGTGGCGGAGATTCACCAAAAGAAAAGATATTCGTATAACGATGGATACTTATGGACATGTGTTAGAAGCAGCTGACCAGGAAGCAGCCAACAAAATTGATAATCTATTTTCGAAGCGAAAAGAAGTCTAA
- a CDS encoding CotO family spore coat protein yields MANRRKNAKPPVLYITQPHLEPVEISMQTSYHSETKENQPKSEPKSEPKSEPKNEPTSQRYSSFEKQLRQRTPKSQNTKQKPQPQPQQKVEEAKAEVNHNEKNKKAESNRDRRQKFRDMTIEEKVNYFISLPAQVPKMKCEVSTSEEGQFRGYIQRYDKGMVYMKTFQKPFHNEVALENIQSIRLLGF; encoded by the coding sequence ATGGCAAATAGAAGGAAAAACGCTAAGCCTCCTGTTCTGTATATTACACAGCCTCACTTAGAGCCAGTCGAAATATCGATGCAAACGAGCTACCACAGTGAAACAAAAGAGAACCAACCGAAAAGTGAACCGAAGAGCGAACCAAAAAGCGAACCCAAAAATGAACCTACAAGTCAACGATATTCAAGTTTTGAGAAACAGTTACGCCAAAGAACTCCCAAAAGTCAAAATACAAAGCAAAAGCCACAACCACAACCACAACAAAAGGTTGAAGAAGCAAAGGCTGAGGTTAATCACAATGAAAAAAACAAGAAGGCGGAAAGCAACCGTGATCGTCGCCAGAAGTTCCGTGACATGACAATTGAAGAAAAAGTAAATTATTTTATTAGTTTGCCGGCCCAAGTTCCTAAAATGAAGTGTGAAGTAAGCACATCAGAGGAAGGACAATTCCGAGGGTATATACAGAGGTATGACAAGGGTATGGTTTATATGAAGACATTTCAGAAGCCGTTTCATAACGAAGTCGCACTTGAGAATATTCAATCCATTCGATTACTAGGTTTTTAG
- a CDS encoding DUF1540 domain-containing protein: MAKDVLCEVNNCTYWGEGNVCNADRIYVVTHKQAKARTTEETDCKTFEAKS, from the coding sequence ATGGCTAAAGATGTACTTTGTGAGGTAAACAACTGCACATATTGGGGCGAGGGAAATGTTTGTAACGCCGATCGGATATACGTGGTTACTCACAAACAAGCAAAAGCCAGAACAACAGAGGAAACGGATTGCAAAACGTTTGAAGCAAAAAGCTAA
- a CDS encoding MBL fold metallo-hydrolase, with protein sequence MSFEQINAHCYYYNSAVNIGYVHDGETGLMIDTGIDPSSVKKMLKELKKRELPLTHLFITHAHADHYGGAAYIQEQFNLKTITPVFEEAILQNPLLEPLYLFGGNDPLPELQNKFLQGPKMHVDQAVTEGTLQIGSLHVETYLLPGHSYHQLALLTKGVLFAADSYFSESQLRNHKIPYVTDTDATLKSLDRLLNIPCDGALPGHGLYEENFKDTVKANIHYHNELLQWMEAYLQNYPEGVSHEQMVSAMCSYYSVNVQQFSQWLLFKTAVTAYLVALKKQDRVNDKIDEYRWMFFPFNKA encoded by the coding sequence ATGTCATTTGAACAAATCAACGCTCACTGCTACTACTATAATAGTGCTGTTAATATTGGTTATGTACATGATGGGGAAACAGGTCTTATGATTGATACAGGGATTGATCCATCCTCAGTAAAAAAGATGCTTAAGGAACTCAAGAAAAGAGAGCTTCCGTTGACGCATCTTTTTATTACTCATGCCCATGCAGATCATTATGGTGGCGCTGCTTACATTCAAGAACAGTTTAACTTAAAAACAATTACCCCTGTGTTCGAAGAAGCTATTTTACAAAATCCACTGCTTGAACCTCTGTATTTGTTTGGCGGAAATGACCCTTTACCAGAGCTGCAAAACAAATTTTTGCAAGGTCCGAAGATGCATGTGGATCAGGCTGTAACTGAAGGAACATTGCAAATCGGGTCCCTTCATGTTGAAACGTATTTATTGCCGGGACATAGCTATCATCAACTCGCTCTTCTTACAAAAGGAGTCTTATTTGCGGCTGATTCTTACTTTAGTGAATCGCAATTGCGAAATCATAAAATCCCTTATGTGACAGATACAGATGCAACACTTAAAAGCTTAGACAGGCTTCTGAATATTCCTTGTGATGGGGCCTTGCCAGGACATGGTTTATATGAAGAAAACTTCAAAGACACAGTCAAGGCTAATATTCATTACCATAACGAATTATTACAGTGGATGGAAGCTTACTTGCAAAATTACCCTGAAGGCGTAAGCCATGAACAAATGGTTTCAGCTATGTGCAGTTACTATAGTGTAAACGTTCAGCAATTTTCTCAATGGCTTTTATTTAAAACGGCTGTCACAGCTTATTTAGTAGCTTTGAAGAAACAGGATAGGGTGAATGATAAGATAGATGAATACAGATGGATGTTTTTTCCATTCAATAAGGCATGA
- a CDS encoding alpha/beta hydrolase, translating into MGRDGTMQEYSINSQYLNEEMTLKVYTPKNFSPLYKYHFCIMQDGNDYFQMGRTATLSDQLHADKEIENTIFIGIHYHDKFDRRDKYHPDGKKQGDYVNFLVREVVPFLDEELPGFYMGNGRTLVGDSLAGTLALMTATRFPNVFGNVIMQSPYVDPHVMEVVKMARDLSSLSIYHTIGNKENSVSTTDGATKDFLEPNRRLKEYLSQQPLSYIFHELDGDHTWKAWQQDLKRALQTIFG; encoded by the coding sequence ATGGGGAGAGACGGTACGATGCAGGAGTACAGCATCAATAGCCAATATTTAAATGAAGAAATGACGTTAAAAGTGTACACACCCAAAAACTTTTCGCCACTATACAAATACCATTTCTGCATTATGCAGGATGGAAATGACTACTTTCAGATGGGACGGACTGCAACTCTGAGTGATCAGCTTCATGCAGATAAAGAGATTGAAAATACGATTTTTATTGGCATTCATTATCATGATAAGTTTGACCGTCGGGATAAGTATCATCCTGATGGAAAAAAACAAGGTGACTATGTTAACTTTTTAGTAAGGGAGGTTGTTCCTTTTCTAGATGAAGAACTCCCAGGCTTTTATATGGGAAATGGACGCACACTTGTTGGCGATTCATTAGCTGGTACACTGGCACTAATGACAGCCACACGTTTTCCAAATGTATTCGGTAACGTCATTATGCAGAGCCCATATGTAGATCCTCACGTTATGGAGGTCGTAAAAATGGCGCGGGATCTATCATCGCTGTCGATTTATCATACGATTGGAAATAAGGAGAATTCGGTATCAACCACAGATGGGGCAACAAAGGACTTCTTAGAACCCAACCGCCGTCTAAAAGAATATTTATCACAGCAGCCTTTATCTTATATTTTTCATGAGCTCGACGGTGACCACACATGGAAGGCGTGGCAACAGGATTTAAAACGAGCTTTACAAACGATATTTGGCTAA
- a CDS encoding CotY/CotZ family spore coat protein translates to MGCKEKEREKDYDFDKCDFENCVCDILRDIKAAQDEVAGDNCCDYGCKQSIDDLVGGAMGGNGRDTIPVILYCEGTCKPFKGFGGKRCEDDFNNFDVKESFFFRVKDVDDDCCATLELLLSPETGSDCGCECPAEQETRDLSATGICITVDLKCFCHVTCLPAISAL, encoded by the coding sequence ATGGGTTGTAAAGAGAAAGAAAGAGAAAAAGATTATGATTTCGATAAGTGCGACTTCGAAAATTGTGTTTGCGATATTCTTAGAGATATCAAAGCAGCACAAGACGAAGTAGCTGGAGACAACTGTTGTGATTATGGATGCAAACAGTCGATCGATGATTTGGTAGGCGGTGCCATGGGAGGCAACGGTCGTGACACAATCCCTGTTATCTTATACTGTGAAGGAACATGTAAACCTTTTAAAGGTTTCGGAGGAAAACGTTGTGAAGATGATTTCAATAATTTCGATGTAAAAGAAAGCTTCTTCTTCCGTGTAAAAGATGTAGATGACGATTGCTGCGCAACATTGGAGTTGCTTCTTTCACCAGAGACTGGTTCAGATTGTGGCTGTGAATGTCCTGCAGAGCAAGAGACTAGAGATCTGAGTGCTACAGGAATTTGTATAACAGTCGATTTAAAATGCTTCTGCCATGTAACTTGCTTGCCTGCAATTTCTGCACTATAA
- a CDS encoding GNAT family N-acetyltransferase, producing MLADIRKVTNYEELSDAYHVRRNVFIKEQGVSETDEHDTFEEQATHIVGYFNGEPFAAARLRFIEDYAKLERICVAKPHRGHSFGKQIIHYMETVIKDEGYSKAKLNSQTHAEGFYESLGYHTVSEEFMDAGIPHVTMIKNL from the coding sequence ATGCTTGCCGATATTCGGAAGGTAACAAATTATGAAGAACTTAGCGACGCCTACCATGTTCGGCGTAACGTTTTCATAAAAGAACAAGGGGTTTCGGAGACTGACGAGCACGATACTTTCGAGGAGCAAGCAACACATATCGTTGGTTACTTTAATGGAGAACCGTTTGCAGCTGCTCGACTCAGATTTATTGAAGATTATGCAAAGCTTGAAAGAATTTGTGTAGCGAAACCCCACAGAGGTCATTCCTTTGGCAAGCAAATCATTCACTACATGGAAACAGTGATTAAAGATGAAGGGTATTCAAAAGCTAAACTTAACTCGCAAACTCATGCAGAGGGTTTTTATGAAAGTCTCGGGTACCATACTGTCTCGGAAGAATTTATGGATGCCGGCATCCCTCATGTAACGATGATTAAAAATCTATAA